From Bacillus pumilus, one genomic window encodes:
- a CDS encoding type I polyketide synthase — MSKFTGLEVAVVGMACRFPGAKNIHHFWDNLANGRESITFFSKEELLEAGVEKEALDHEQYVRAKGAVDQHDHFDADFFGYSQREAEVMDPQIRMFHEVAWESLEDAGYNPETYQEPIGLFGAASANLYWQAASMLMRTNHSSEQFAAVQLTDKDFMNTKVSYKLNLKGPSVAVDTACSSSLTAIHMAARALITGECKMALAGGVTITTPHKKGYMYQEGMIMSPDGHCRAFDEQAEGTVGGEGCGVVVLKSLKQALKDKDHIYGVIKGSAYNNDGGRKVGYTAPSIEGQSEVIKKALNISRVEAESISYIEAHGTGTTLGDPVEIESLKQAFQTDKKQFCAIGSVKTNIGHLDSAAGIAGFIKTTLSLYHQMLPPSLHYKKPNPKIDFESSPFYVNTTPVPWTKSEQPLRAGVSSFGVGGTNVHLIMEEAPAADKPSVERDHELMVISARSKQAVQKSAEQMTSYLKEHKHVTLSDAAFTLQEGRKHFPYRQAFLAGPGRTFQSAGQPQKAFQQPAVVWMFSGQGAQYVNMGKDLYEKDPEFKETLQKCFAIILSLSGVEIENVLYPTTEEEFIKAEQLMQQTSYTQIILFSFEYALASKLMGLGIRPHYFIGHSIGEITAACVAGMINLEDAIRIVLKRGSLMQKMPPGEMAGVSLPADEIEHDLPEGVELSAVNSSQLSVVSGPSERLQIYLEQAEKRGASVQKLKTSHAFHTSMMAEASKQFKNVLSEITYQQGEIPILSNVTGSWLTNEQAASPDYWASHIRQPVLFSQGVETLLGLGEVVFIEVGPGHTLTQFVRRHDDYDVNKAAAVSLVRHPKEQAADDEYMKKAIGKLWSFGVEPNWSAVRKEKAPYRVSLPTYPFEHQIFPSPQFKADQLMTALAPSEKGEKLSADFQDWFYIPVWERSAPVLKEKHHQGKRILVFEKNGHIGAYLKERHAEVVSVCQSDHTIKENDQLMKADVHMLSHLEWVMAELQQSEFIPEEIIWMHDELTEDTDDQPNYLSVLDLVRLISQYHNTAIRLHLVTNQAHDVIGMEKVNPLQATCTGLALTIPQEYQHIACQHIDLCQETKADWPLFLSYEVAMHDQDAVVAYRVNSRWVRKASSTPLNKEESSKQLFRTHGVYLMTGGMGGIGFTLAKHLAETYQAKLVFMSRVQIRERSAWHELRDADGKEAETVKKLMTLEELGADVQVVHGDVSDQDAVQKAVQLAHTSFGDLHGVIHAAGEADGKIIQARTADDEIRMCQAKINGTYVLDEALKDETLDFFLLCSSLVSFLGAAGQVAYAASNAFMDSFAHAKRQEGKPVISLNWDRWEKVGMAHDSALVAKVNDMMALEEQAGILPEQGIKAFQEVLRLDYPQILVSVRDMGERMKHRLTPMQQEEEPSQEISQIIDDRLEASLSDVLSSFFHHEPDVNENFFEMGATSLDLLQMSGHIKSIYGIEVPVVMMYSHPTIASLAAELKKIHGVKEEKQAVTESSNLRKQAMADGKNRRKQRLKRK; from the coding sequence ATGAGTAAGTTCACAGGATTAGAGGTTGCAGTGGTTGGGATGGCCTGCCGTTTTCCGGGAGCAAAGAATATTCATCACTTTTGGGACAACCTTGCAAATGGAAGAGAGTCCATTACGTTCTTTTCGAAGGAAGAGCTGCTTGAGGCAGGGGTTGAGAAAGAAGCATTAGACCATGAGCAATATGTACGTGCCAAAGGAGCAGTCGATCAGCATGATCACTTTGATGCAGATTTCTTTGGTTATTCACAGCGTGAAGCAGAAGTAATGGACCCGCAAATCCGCATGTTTCATGAGGTGGCATGGGAATCCCTTGAAGATGCAGGCTATAACCCTGAAACCTATCAGGAACCGATTGGTTTATTTGGAGCTGCTTCTGCTAATTTATATTGGCAAGCTGCTTCCATGCTGATGAGAACGAATCACTCATCTGAACAATTTGCGGCTGTTCAGTTAACAGATAAAGATTTCATGAACACAAAGGTATCCTACAAATTGAATTTGAAGGGACCGAGCGTAGCTGTTGATACAGCTTGTTCTTCCTCTTTGACTGCCATTCATATGGCGGCGCGCGCCCTGATTACCGGAGAATGTAAAATGGCACTCGCAGGCGGCGTCACCATTACGACCCCTCACAAAAAAGGATACATGTATCAAGAGGGCATGATCATGTCGCCGGATGGGCACTGCCGGGCTTTTGATGAACAGGCAGAAGGAACCGTTGGCGGCGAGGGCTGCGGTGTTGTTGTGCTCAAATCATTAAAGCAGGCACTAAAGGATAAGGACCATATCTATGGCGTGATTAAAGGTTCAGCCTATAACAATGACGGCGGGCGGAAGGTTGGCTACACAGCACCAAGTATAGAAGGACAAAGCGAAGTCATTAAAAAGGCACTCAACATCAGTCGCGTAGAAGCTGAGAGTATATCTTATATTGAAGCACATGGCACAGGTACGACTCTTGGAGATCCAGTTGAAATTGAGTCACTAAAGCAAGCCTTTCAAACGGATAAAAAACAGTTTTGTGCGATTGGGTCTGTGAAAACCAATATTGGTCATCTTGACTCAGCCGCAGGGATTGCAGGTTTTATCAAGACAACGCTTAGTCTGTACCATCAGATGCTGCCGCCTAGCCTTCATTATAAAAAACCGAATCCGAAAATTGATTTTGAATCAAGCCCATTTTATGTAAATACAACACCCGTACCATGGACGAAATCAGAGCAGCCGCTGCGTGCCGGGGTCAGTTCATTTGGAGTCGGCGGAACGAATGTACATCTGATCATGGAAGAGGCACCCGCCGCCGACAAACCGTCAGTAGAAAGAGATCATGAACTAATGGTGATTTCGGCAAGATCGAAGCAGGCGGTTCAAAAGTCTGCTGAACAAATGACATCTTATTTAAAAGAACATAAGCATGTCACACTATCCGATGCTGCATTTACCCTGCAAGAGGGACGAAAGCATTTTCCTTATCGACAAGCTTTTCTTGCAGGTCCGGGCCGCACATTCCAGTCAGCCGGCCAGCCGCAAAAGGCCTTTCAACAGCCTGCGGTCGTTTGGATGTTTTCTGGTCAAGGTGCTCAGTATGTGAATATGGGCAAGGATTTATATGAGAAAGACCCTGAATTTAAAGAAACGCTTCAGAAATGTTTTGCCATTATTTTATCGTTATCAGGTGTTGAGATCGAGAACGTGTTATATCCAACAACCGAAGAAGAGTTCATAAAAGCAGAACAACTTATGCAGCAAACATCATATACACAAATCATCTTGTTTAGTTTTGAGTATGCGCTCGCATCGAAGCTGATGGGACTAGGCATACGTCCGCATTATTTCATTGGTCATAGTATTGGAGAAATCACAGCTGCCTGCGTGGCCGGTATGATCAACCTTGAAGATGCCATCCGGATCGTTTTAAAAAGAGGCAGTTTGATGCAAAAAATGCCTCCAGGTGAAATGGCCGGTGTGTCACTCCCTGCCGATGAGATTGAACATGATCTTCCAGAAGGTGTCGAGCTTTCTGCAGTGAATAGCTCACAATTATCTGTTGTTTCCGGTCCTTCAGAACGGTTACAGATTTATCTCGAACAAGCTGAAAAAAGAGGAGCTTCTGTCCAAAAGCTGAAAACCTCTCACGCCTTTCATACGAGTATGATGGCTGAAGCGTCCAAACAGTTTAAGAACGTTCTCTCGGAGATCACCTATCAGCAGGGCGAGATTCCGATCCTTTCGAATGTGACAGGGAGCTGGTTAACAAATGAACAAGCCGCATCACCTGATTACTGGGCATCTCATATCAGGCAGCCTGTTTTATTTAGTCAAGGAGTAGAGACGTTACTTGGACTTGGAGAAGTGGTTTTCATTGAAGTGGGGCCAGGTCATACGTTAACTCAATTTGTGAGACGACATGATGACTATGATGTGAACAAAGCAGCGGCTGTTTCATTGGTGAGACATCCAAAAGAACAAGCTGCTGATGATGAATATATGAAAAAGGCTATAGGGAAGCTGTGGAGTTTCGGAGTGGAACCGAATTGGAGCGCTGTCAGAAAAGAAAAGGCCCCATATCGAGTGTCACTGCCAACATATCCATTCGAGCATCAAATATTCCCCTCTCCGCAGTTTAAAGCGGATCAGCTGATGACCGCTTTAGCGCCATCAGAAAAGGGGGAGAAACTCTCAGCTGATTTTCAAGACTGGTTTTACATCCCGGTATGGGAGCGCTCTGCACCTGTACTAAAAGAGAAGCATCATCAAGGGAAGCGTATCTTGGTTTTTGAGAAAAATGGTCATATTGGCGCTTATTTGAAAGAACGGCATGCAGAGGTTGTCAGCGTATGTCAAAGTGATCATACGATCAAAGAAAATGACCAGTTGATGAAGGCTGACGTTCATATGCTGTCACATTTAGAGTGGGTGATGGCTGAACTGCAGCAATCTGAATTTATACCGGAAGAGATCATCTGGATGCATGATGAACTAACAGAAGATACCGATGATCAGCCAAACTACTTATCTGTGCTCGATCTAGTCAGGCTGATCAGCCAGTATCATAACACAGCCATCCGTCTTCATCTTGTGACAAACCAAGCGCATGATGTAATCGGGATGGAGAAGGTCAATCCTCTTCAAGCAACATGTACTGGGCTGGCTCTGACCATTCCTCAAGAATATCAGCATATTGCGTGTCAGCACATTGATTTATGTCAGGAAACAAAGGCGGACTGGCCGCTATTTCTTTCATACGAGGTTGCAATGCACGATCAAGATGCGGTCGTGGCGTATCGCGTGAACAGCAGGTGGGTTCGAAAGGCTTCAAGTACCCCTTTAAACAAAGAGGAATCGTCCAAACAGCTTTTCAGGACTCATGGCGTTTACCTCATGACCGGCGGTATGGGGGGCATTGGCTTCACATTAGCTAAACATTTAGCAGAAACGTATCAAGCGAAACTTGTGTTCATGAGCCGAGTACAAATACGTGAACGCTCTGCATGGCATGAGCTTCGTGATGCAGATGGGAAAGAAGCTGAGACCGTGAAAAAGCTGATGACTCTTGAAGAGTTAGGAGCTGATGTACAAGTTGTACACGGTGATGTGTCAGATCAAGATGCTGTGCAGAAAGCGGTCCAGCTGGCTCATACGTCATTTGGTGATTTACATGGTGTCATTCATGCGGCAGGAGAGGCAGATGGCAAGATCATCCAAGCAAGAACAGCAGACGATGAAATTCGCATGTGTCAGGCAAAAATCAACGGGACCTATGTGCTGGATGAAGCACTCAAGGATGAAACGCTCGACTTCTTTTTACTTTGTTCATCCCTTGTGTCCTTTCTTGGAGCGGCTGGACAAGTGGCTTATGCGGCTTCCAATGCTTTTATGGACAGCTTTGCTCATGCGAAGAGGCAGGAAGGGAAGCCAGTGATTTCTTTAAACTGGGATCGGTGGGAAAAAGTCGGTATGGCACACGACTCAGCATTAGTGGCCAAAGTCAATGACATGATGGCACTTGAGGAGCAGGCGGGAATTTTACCAGAACAAGGGATAAAGGCCTTTCAGGAAGTGCTGCGTCTAGATTATCCGCAAATTCTTGTTTCCGTTCGAGACATGGGTGAGAGAATGAAACATCGCTTAACACCTATGCAGCAGGAAGAAGAGCCGTCTCAAGAAATATCGCAGATCATAGATGATCGTCTAGAAGCATCATTGAGTGATGTACTCAGCTCCTTTTTTCATCATGAACCGGATGTGAATGAGAACTTCTTTGAAATGGGTGCGACATCCCTTGATTTGCTGCAGATGAGCGGTCATATCAAATCAATTTATGGCATAGAGGTTCCGGTGGTCATGATGTATAGCCACCCGACGATCGCGTCATTGGCTGCAGAACTGAAGAAGATACATGGAGTAAAGGAAGAAAAGCAAGCTGTCACTGAATCATCTAATCTCCGTAAACAGGCGATGGCAGATGGGAAAAACCGCCGTAAACAGAGATTAAAACGAAAATAG
- a CDS encoding non-ribosomal peptide synthetase, translating to MIEHDDFQLKAAAKEKARERAYWTSVLSSVQLDGRIPHTVSQAKPAEINRSLHSSFPMAMNHSLKQLCGDSDLRLFIVLTTAAFGLLQRYSGKTELMVTVPTMEQSANQSAINHMLPLKAEIEPHMSFSAGLEAVKLTFQEAVRHQNYPVHILMDELWRSVGEDKKRVNLACAFEPLHGHADREQLHADVLIVWKKEQDHLHAEVHWDASIYDDQMMEQFSRHFMTLTEQCLKTPEQAMSTHSFLSDMEKSQLFDSFQGESLAYPVDRDIVSLFQEQVQLHPARTAVVFGTTSYTYEEVDDLSNRIALRLSQSEMTRETPVGLRMNRSAELVIAILGILKAGYAYLPIDVHLPIERIRYMLKNSGAAVIVSDADGHEGLDVEVHVIQDMLQESPIKENLTWSISPSDMAYVLYTSGTTGHPKGVVIEHRHVINLVYGMKTRFFDLLPDPLQVGMLASHIFDASVQTLFPALLLGHTLHIAKDEVRMDGHALWSFYQENHIQLSDVTPSHLKLMNKAAAQSKQDLPALNMLLVGGEVFTKELMDQFLQHISGEKPIMINAYGPTECTVQSSSFLIPHDWDEQVIPIGQPMPNEHIFICDAQGEPVPIGVFGELYIAGDGVGRGYINHPDLSKEKFIKKPELSSGMLYGTGDLARWRFDGLIEFAKRNDGQVKIRGYRIELEEIRRAILDDPHMQGLIQDVIVIPKETKDQDQYICAYMLAKQAIDQRALRQSLSERLPGYMVPRHVIQIEQFPLNLSGKLDIQALPNPEDQVAGNQEPLTIQAHNETEQKLVRIFASILQVPAAQIRIDEPFFDLGGNSFNIVELSNKVKEEFQQELTVMELFQYTTVSQIAAQLRNKVSGQEKQIENDGENEADDLESAAQLLGGMIDE from the coding sequence GTGATTGAACATGATGATTTTCAACTGAAAGCAGCGGCGAAGGAAAAGGCGAGGGAAAGAGCCTACTGGACATCTGTCTTATCAAGTGTCCAGCTTGATGGCCGCATTCCTCATACGGTTTCGCAAGCCAAGCCTGCTGAAATAAACCGATCGCTTCATTCGTCCTTCCCTATGGCTATGAACCATTCGTTAAAGCAATTATGTGGAGATTCTGATTTACGCCTGTTTATCGTGCTGACCACAGCCGCTTTTGGCTTGCTTCAACGTTATAGCGGAAAAACTGAGTTGATGGTGACTGTTCCTACAATGGAACAGTCTGCCAATCAATCAGCCATTAATCATATGCTGCCGCTTAAGGCAGAGATTGAGCCTCATATGAGCTTTAGCGCAGGGCTAGAGGCGGTGAAACTAACGTTTCAGGAGGCAGTGCGTCATCAAAACTATCCTGTTCATATTTTAATGGATGAGCTTTGGCGTTCAGTAGGAGAAGACAAGAAGCGTGTCAATCTGGCATGTGCGTTTGAGCCATTGCATGGGCATGCTGACCGAGAGCAGCTGCATGCGGATGTGCTCATTGTTTGGAAGAAAGAACAAGATCACCTTCATGCTGAAGTTCACTGGGATGCTTCCATTTATGACGATCAAATGATGGAGCAGTTCTCCAGACATTTCATGACACTCACAGAGCAATGTCTCAAAACGCCTGAACAAGCGATGAGCACACACTCATTTTTATCTGATATGGAGAAAAGTCAGCTGTTTGATTCGTTTCAAGGAGAGTCGCTCGCTTATCCAGTGGATCGTGATATTGTGTCGTTATTTCAAGAACAAGTCCAATTGCATCCAGCACGAACGGCTGTTGTGTTTGGCACCACCTCCTATACATATGAAGAGGTTGATGATTTATCGAATCGCATTGCACTTAGACTGTCTCAAAGTGAGATGACACGTGAGACTCCAGTTGGTCTCAGAATGAACCGGTCTGCTGAACTGGTCATTGCCATTCTTGGCATCTTAAAGGCTGGCTATGCTTATTTACCGATTGATGTCCATCTGCCGATCGAAAGAATTCGGTATATGCTCAAAAACAGCGGTGCTGCAGTTATTGTCTCGGATGCGGACGGGCACGAAGGATTGGATGTCGAGGTTCATGTGATTCAAGACATGCTTCAAGAATCGCCAATAAAAGAGAATCTGACTTGGTCTATTTCGCCTTCGGATATGGCGTATGTCCTGTATACATCAGGAACGACAGGGCATCCAAAAGGGGTCGTTATTGAACATCGTCATGTCATTAATTTGGTATATGGAATGAAAACGCGCTTTTTTGATCTGCTCCCTGATCCTTTGCAAGTAGGGATGCTGGCTTCACACATTTTTGATGCGTCTGTTCAAACATTGTTCCCGGCATTGCTCCTCGGGCATACGCTGCATATTGCCAAAGATGAAGTCCGTATGGATGGGCATGCGTTATGGTCGTTTTACCAAGAAAACCACATTCAGCTGTCTGATGTGACCCCTTCTCACTTAAAGCTGATGAACAAGGCAGCAGCGCAATCAAAACAAGACCTGCCTGCTTTGAACATGCTGCTGGTGGGCGGAGAGGTGTTCACAAAAGAGCTGATGGATCAATTTTTACAGCATATATCAGGTGAAAAACCGATCATGATTAATGCGTATGGGCCGACTGAATGTACGGTTCAGTCATCATCCTTTTTGATTCCCCATGACTGGGACGAGCAGGTCATTCCTATTGGGCAGCCGATGCCGAATGAGCATATTTTCATATGTGACGCGCAAGGGGAGCCAGTTCCGATTGGCGTCTTTGGCGAACTATATATAGCAGGCGATGGTGTAGGTCGTGGGTACATCAATCACCCTGATCTGAGCAAGGAGAAATTTATCAAAAAACCAGAGCTGAGCAGCGGGATGTTATACGGTACGGGAGACCTTGCAAGATGGCGGTTTGATGGGTTGATAGAATTTGCTAAAAGAAACGATGGCCAAGTGAAAATCAGAGGGTATCGAATTGAGCTCGAGGAGATCCGCAGAGCGATTCTTGATGACCCGCATATGCAAGGACTGATTCAAGATGTCATTGTCATTCCTAAGGAAACGAAGGATCAGGACCAATACATTTGCGCATATATGCTGGCAAAACAAGCGATAGATCAGCGTGCGCTTCGTCAGTCTTTAAGTGAAAGGTTACCAGGTTATATGGTGCCGAGGCATGTCATTCAAATAGAACAATTTCCTTTGAATCTATCAGGGAAATTGGATATCCAAGCACTGCCGAATCCAGAAGATCAAGTGGCAGGCAATCAAGAGCCGTTGACCATTCAAGCACATAATGAAACAGAGCAGAAGCTTGTTCGCATTTTCGCATCTATTTTACAAGTCCCTGCTGCGCAGATACGTATAGATGAACCGTTTTTCGATTTAGGCGGGAACTCTTTTAATATCGTTGAACTGTCCAATAAAGTGAAAGAGGAATTTCAGCAGGAGCTGACAGTGATGGAGCTGTTCCAATATACAACTGTTTCGCAAATAGCCGCTCAATTGAGAAACAAAGTCTCAGGGCAAGAGAAACAGATCGAAAATGATGGAGAAAATGAAGCGGATGACTTAGAAAGTGCCGCTCAACTGTTAGGCGGGATGATAGATGAGTAA